From Xyrauchen texanus isolate HMW12.3.18 chromosome 9, RBS_HiC_50CHRs, whole genome shotgun sequence, the proteins below share one genomic window:
- the LOC127648652 gene encoding AP-1 complex subunit sigma-3-like, translating into MMHFLLLFSRQGKLRLQKWFLPLTERERKKIVKDMTAMVLARKPRTCNFLHWRDLKIVYKRYASLYFCCGLENQDNELLALEILHRYVELLDKYFGNVCELDIIFNFEKAYFILDEFLMGGEIQETSKQSIAKSVEASDMLQETMEEYMSKPAF; encoded by the exons ATG ATGCATTTCCTGTTGCTGTTCAGTCGTCAGGGTAAGTTACGTCTGCAGAAGTGGTTCTTGCCGCTCACAGAGAGGGAAAGGAAGAAGATTGTGAAGGACATGACAGCAATGGTGTTGGCACGGAAACCACGAACGTGTAACTTTCTGCATTGGAGGGATTTGAAGATTGTCTATAAGAG GTATGCCAGTCTCTATTTCTGTTGTGGTTTGGAGAACCAGGATAATGAACTTCTTGCTTTAGAGATTCTGCACCGCTATGTGGAGCTACTCGACAAATACTTCGGCAAT GTGTGTGAGCTAGACATCATCTTTAACTTTGAGAAGGCGTATTTCATTCTGGATGAGTTTCTGATGGGTGGAGAGATCCAGGAGACGTCCAAACAGTCAATTGCAAAGTCTGTAGAGGCATCAGATATGCTGCAAGAG ACGATGGAAGAATACATGAGCAAACCAGCCTTCTGA